From the genome of uncultured Bacteroides sp.:
TATAGGTTTCAGTTTTCTCAATGCGTTGATTTTTGCGTATCCGCTCTATTTAATACATATTGACAATTTTATTGATAGTTGTCCGGTTTGGTATTTTTTTATAATGTTCTCGGTTGTAATAATTGCACCGATAATTTATGCAATGATTTTCAATATTATCTCAAAGAGAAAATGGTTTTTAAAATTTTTAATAAATCCTACAAAAAGTGCTTGGGATTCATTTTTCTCAAGAAGAGAGAGTTATTATGTCATTGTGACTTTAAAAAATGGCAAATGTATTGGTGGAAAATATGGATTAAAGTCATATTCTTCGACATACCCAAATCCTGAAGGAATATATTTAGAGGAAGTTTGGAAGTTAAATGAAAAGAATGGCTTTGATGAAATTGTAGACCAAACAGCAGGCATTTTAATAACTGAAAATGAGATTTCAACGATAGAGTTTTATATTTAAATTTTAAATTATGGCAAAAAAAGAAAGTTCAACTCCGAAAGGAGGAAGTGCAAAAGCGCAAGTTCGTGATAGTAATAGTATTGGTGATAAAGTTAAAGCTTGGCAACCAACAGTTGATAGAACTACTACTCCACCTAAAGGAGGAGATAAAAAGAAATAGAAATATTAACGAGCCTTTTTGGAGTAAACTCTCTAAGCTGCAGTAATTTTGTTCCAATATCCTTATTAAGCGTGATTATACTTTTGATTAATTTATAAATGAAAGAAAGGAGGAGCTTATGGAACAAATAAAAAATGTAAATATGACAATTAAACTAGGATTTACTTCTATTATGGAAACATTCTGGACTGTTGAAATATCTGCTGTAGCTTGAGATGTTCTTCTGAAATAACACAAAACACATTAAGCAAATGGCAGAGGAATGCAGTAAATTCAATTATTGAAGCCTGTATCGAGCTTTTGTCTCGAGGGTTAGAAATGAACCCGGAAATCTTCATCATGCGTCTGTTATATGTTATGCTGAGAAAATGCAGTGTTAAACAATATAAAATATGATAACCAAAATAAGTCTAAAAAGCATAGCAAGCTATAAAAACCAGACATCTTTGGAAACCGATAAAAGGATAAATCTTATCTATGGTTTAAATGGAACTGGAAAAAGTACGTTTTCTAATTATCTGTATCAACAAACAGCAGAAAAATATAAATATTGTTCAATAGAGGGATTGGATGACAGTCATGAAATACTTGTTTACAATCAGACTTTTATTCACGAAAACTTTTTTGAAGCTGAAAATTTGAAAGGGATTTTTACACTTTCAAAAGGGAACAAAGATGCTGAGACTAAGATTGCAAATGCGCAAAATGAAAAAATAAAATTTGAAAGCGAAAGAGATGCAAAGAAGCAAGAATTAGAAAAGGAAAAAACTGCAATCAATCAAAAACAAGAAATAGCGAAAAATGCTGTATGGGAAATTAAAACTAATTATAGCGGAGGTGACCGTGTTCTCGAGTTTTGCTTAGATGGTTACAAAGGCTCAAAAGATAATTTATTTAACCATCTTTTGAGCATAACTAAGCAAGCTGTAAAACCTGTAAAAAGTATTGAAGATTTAAAAAATCAATCACAGTCAATAACTGGTGATAATGCTCGTAAATATTCAGAACTACCTCTAATTACTTTTGCAATGGAAAAATTGGAAACAGAAGTATTGTTTAGCAAACAAATTGTAGGTAATGAAAATAGTTCTGTTTCAGAGTTGATAAAAGAACTTGGAAATTCTGATTGGGTAAAAGAAGGATTAGGGTATTTACAGACAGAACAGAATGAAAAAAAGCAAATTTGCCCTTTTTGTCAAGAAAAAACAATATCAAATACTTTACTTGAAAATATCAAAAACTATTTTGATGCATCTTATGAAGCAGATATAGATTCTTTGAAATCTTATTTAGAGCAATACGTGCAGTCAATTCAGTCAATTCCAAGTAACACTTTTTTTGAAGCAAATCCGAAATTTGAAAGTTACAAAAAGGATTTTGAAATTAAATATAGATCTTTTGTAAAAGTTATTGAAAATAATAAAAAGATTATTGAAGATAAAATTAAAACTCCTAGTGTTCCCGTAAAGCTTAAGGTTTCAATAAAGGAGCTTGAAGAATTAAACGAGATAATTCAAAAAATTAATATTCTTGTCAAAGAACATAATAATAATATTGACCAAAAAGAGGTAGTTAAAAGAAGTATTAAAAAGACTTTTTGGGAAATAATGCGATGGGAATACGATCAAACTATTAGTTCCTTTAATATAGATATATTAGCATCTAATAATAAAATAAAGGCATTATCAGGAGCTATAAATGAATATACAACGAAGATAGCTTCTCAGAATATAATTATTTCCGAACAACAAAAGCAAACAATAAATGTAGAAGATGCTATTATAAATATTAATTGTGGTTTAGTTGATTTGGGTATAAATGATTTTGAAATTAAGAACCATTCAAAAAACCTTTATAAATTAGTGCGTGGAGATAATCAGGAAAGGGTTTTTCGTTCATTAAGCGAAGGTGAAAAAATGATTATAAGTTTCCTTTATTTTATAGAATTATGTAGAGGTAAAAAAGAAGTAACAGAAACAGGCAAAAAGAAAGTTATTGTTATTGATGACCCTATTTCTAGTTTGTCACATATTTATGTTTTCAATGTAGGCAGACTAATTCATAACGAATTTTTAAGAAATGAAAAATATGAGCAAGTGTTTTTGCTTACACATAGTTTATATTTCTTTTATGAAATGACTGATACCAACAAGAATAGAAGAAAAGAAAATCAAAAATTGTTTAGACTTAGAAAGAATACATCTGGTAGTGAAATTCTCGAAATGAGTTATGAAGAAATTCAAAATGACTATCATTCATATTGGTTTGTGATCAAAGACGACAAACAACCGGCAGCTTTGATTGCAAATTGTATGAGAAATATTATAGAGTATTTCTTCAATTTTGTAGAAAAGAAAGATTTGAATAATGTATTTCAGAAACAAGAAATGCAGGAAAACCGATTTCAAGCATTTAATCGCTATATAAATAGAGAGTCTCATTCGCTTGGACAAAATATTTTTGATATTAAAGAATTTAACTATCAGGATTTTAAAGACGCTTTTGCTGAATTATTTAAAGTAACAGGTTATGAAGAACATTATAAAAAGATGATAAGATAAAACGACCAATCCTAATGAAAGATTTTTTGGAGAATATCCAAAACAAAATGAATACCCTAACGACAGAATAGATGCAATAATTTGCGACTCCATTAGAAACGCATTCCCAAAATCAATACTGAGAAATGATACAATTTTATTTAACGTTTACGAGGAAAAACTATCTCTTTTAAAAAATAAAAAAGTTATAAAATCAGTTATTTATTTTTCACCTGAATTTACAGGTTTTGTAAATGTGTTAGACTCTGTAGGAAAGACTTTCAAAGCACCTAGAATTTGCATTAATATATATTGTTACTATAAATCAGACATTTTGAATGGATATTCTTTTTACGCAAATTATAACGTAAACGAGGAAAGCTTATTAGATAAATTAAACACTGTAAAATTTGAATAAAAAACCTAGGCTAACATGTGGTATGAAAAATTGCCGAGACTGTAAGTTATTCAAGAGTTGTAGCCCGCTTCAATTTTTATGTAACTTGACAGGAAATTACCCGCAATCGGCACTGAATGTTCCTTCTTATTAGATATGTTCTATTTTTTATAAGATCTTGATTGAATGTTATTTTTAATATTTGATATAGCTATTCTTTATATGAGAAGATGCTGCATGCTCAAATTCGATCTTTCTTTATCAAGTTCCAATAGTGTTCCCCTAAAACTGTTAGTTTACAAGACTTATTTTCCATTGCTGCAAAATACATATGTTCTGCATTAACAGGTATCACAAGATTAATACGATTATATTTTTGCAAAAGTTTAAATTTTGCCATGTTTTCCTCATTTGGGTTATCGCTATCAGGTTCAAAACTTGGATCTAAATTAAAGACTTGCCCCTTTACAGGGAAAAGCACTGTTAATTGTTTTAAATCTTCCAATGAAATAGGGGGGTGTACTTTTCTTAAAGTGGTAAAACTCCTTACATTCGTTTTAAAAATAGGACGTTGTTCCCATGAACCTAAAGATTGATCGATATGAGCGTATATACTCCCTGGTGTAATATCTCCCACTAAATTCGAAGCACTTCCGTTCATTGCATCAATAAATAAGGTTGTAAAAACTCCTGAACCTTTTTCCTCAATAGCATATTGTTCTGCACTAGAAGCTGTTAATATTGTCATTCCCTCTTTAATCATAGCTTTATCTTCATTGGGAGATAGATTTCCCATAATGCCAGAATGACAACAATCCAGAATTATTATTTTATTTCTTGCAGGCGAATCACTCGCTATTTGCAATAGTTCATTCATTGGTAATCCATCATCTCCATCTGAACATTCTGATGTAATAAGGTAACCACCAGTGCTTTCGATATACCCGTGTCCTGAAAAATAAAATAGAGCAATATCGTTATTATCTCTGAAGAGTTCTTCAATTTTATTTTTTAAACCCTTCCTTAATATTTTATTTTTATCTCCTGTCGCAACTTCAATATTGACATCAAAATTTTTAGTTCCATCACTATGTCGATCCAAAACGGTTTTTATTGAATATGCATCATTTACACAACCAAATAAGGGATTGACATTCTCATAGTAATCAATCCCTATAACAAGTGCTTTTCTCATCTTATTGTTACTTGTTTTTTCCTTCTTTCATAGCTTGATCAATCGCTGAAGCGATTTTGTCCCAATCCCAATCAACAGTTTTATATCTAGGTAATCCTTCAGGTAAGGTTGTAGAAGAGTTTGCTCCATCTATATAAACTCCAAAGATGGGAACGTTTTGATCTTTTGCAAATTTTATTTCTTTAATTACACCTTTCGCAGTATATGCCTTTTTACCCACAAGAACAATAAGTATATTACATTTGTTAATTTTATCCTTAATAAGCTGTTCCCATTCTTTTTGAGGTAATGTCTCTTTACAAGACCAGTCTTCAATATTAAACGGTGTTTTTGAATTCTTTGATTGACCGACAAACAAAATCTTCTCTATACTATTATTGTCAAAGTCAAAACTAATAAATGCTCTTGGATTAGCCATTTTGATTATTTTAATTGTTAATATATATGACTTAAATTGTCATTGTGTAATCTGCTGTGATAATAATCGTTTTGAAAATGAGTACGATATATAGCTTTTAATAGAGTTTCGGTGGTTTGCCTTTATTTTCAACAACTTGCCTAACAAACCCTTCCCACTTACCAAATATTTGTAGCCATTCATCAGTATCAAAATACTTATCAATAGATCTATCTATATTGATTTCTGGTAAGTATATTCCTGTAACTCCTTTTTCAAGAACACCTTCATCAACAACTCCTTCTTCTCTTAATATTAATATTGGAAGTCCTATTTGAAATGCCATAGCAGGTTCTATTTGACAAAAAGGACTAGTAAACCATTTATTGTTAATCTCATATTCTTTCTGACCGATGTCACTATTTGGTTTACTTTTCCCTTCTTTAATATAACTTCTTCTAAGAGCTATTGTGATAATTCCATTACATTCCAACATTAATCTCCTAATAGCTGTTAAAGGTTCTTGCATATCATAATCAGTAACCCCAAGCGTTCTTCCAATAAATCCCTTCTTATCAAGTATGTCTTTTATTCTTTCTATTACTTGATATTGTTTTGAATTGAAAGGTTTAGGGTAACTCAAGAAAATTGGGATTCTATAATTCATTGATATTGTATTTATAATTTTTACAAAGATAGTAATAAAAGAGACTTAGATGGTATTTTTTAAGTCTTTCTTAAAATATTCATTTAAAACAGCTTGCTGTCAGCATTTTTATTTCATAAAACTCTGTTCTGACCACTTCAAAACAGTCTTATTTTTATCTCTAGTATTTTATTTATTCTTGTCATTTCAAATAAAGTCATCGAATTCGACCTCTTTATGATCTATAAGTTACTCGACCACTTTCTACTATCCTTGATAGTGATAATATTTACTATACAAGCTCATTTTCTCCCTTTTCTAGATATGATAAGATATTTTTAGGAGCACACAATTTCTATTCTCTAAAGTAAGTGGACGATTCTTTTCGGTTAGTGAAGTATTTGACGTGTGGGCCTCCCTTTTGTTTGCACTCTGAAATAAAATCATAGAATTAAGCAATATCTCTTGCCCAGAACGTTCGCTTTCGGTTATAGATACTATCTCTTTCAGGTGAAAGAGTTTAAAAATATGAAATTGTATCAGGTATTTTTTTATTATTTTACTTTTTAAATATACTCAAAGATACATGGGAAGTCTGTGTTTTTTGAGCATATTTAAAAAGAGGATCTATTTCTTAAAGAAAATAGTTTTTATTTTCTATTGTAACTTATATTATTCTAATGTTCTTTCTATAACCCATTAGTTTAGCAAAGTGTATTTTAACTAATTTTAGGTCTAGTTTCTTTGAGTTTGCAACAAAATAATATAATTTTTGCAATTTGACTATAATATTAAAATGGTATTTCTTGGTATATTTTCCCTTTAATTAATTTCCCATTAGAAGTTTTATTTCGTTTAACACCGTCTTGTCCCCATGTACCCCACTGTTTGAAAAAGAACGGTATTTTTACTTTATCAGCTTGCTCTTTTATTGATAAAAGCCATTTTTCTTTCATTGGTCTTGCGCGATTGCCGCTTTCACCTCCAACGATTACCCAATTTATTCCAACTAAATTAATTTGCCCCAAATCGCCAAGAAGTGGCTCGCAAGATAAAAATTTGATTCTTACATTTAGATTACGAATGTACTCTATTCTGCTTTTATAATCAGCACTTTCAACTGTTACCCCCAGCCATATATTACTTGGTATTTCTTTACCATTAAAATATAATGCCATTCTTTCAGCTCTTTTAGTCAAAATTTGATATTTATGTTGTGGCGTTTGCTTAATTATATCTAGAACTTTATCAATAAATTCAAAAGATATGCTTTCGTGAAATAAGTCGCTCATAGAACATACAAAAATCGTAGCTGACTTTTTCCATTTGAGCGGCTGATCTAAACACTCTGGATGTATAGTTACTTTGAATCCGTTTTTATATTTTATTTGCCCCATAGCTTGAAGCCTTTTAGACATAATTTCTGCATAACAATTGACGCATCCTTCGGATAATTTTGTACAACCAGTAACTGGATTCCAAGTTTTTTCAGTCCACTCTATTTTAGTAGTCCTCATAGAATTTTTATTTTATATAGTTTTGCTTTATGAATATTAGTAGCTGTCTTGTTAAATTCACCATCAATAGTTATTTTCTTTTGACTTAATAGTTCGCTAACGACGTCAACATAAAGACTTGGTTTACAGCCGTAATTTAAAGAATATTTTAGTCCGCATATATTATCACTAATTTCTCCAGCTAATATCAGCTTGCTTATTTTATTCTTTACAATTTTAATTTTATTGGTTGCTTCAGGATTATGGAATAATGTACCAAGACCAAAGTCGTTATTAATATTACAGTTTGATTCTCCAGCAAACGGATCCTCTTTCCAACAAACTTTTAAGAACTTTTCCATACCCAAAGAATGATTGGAACCAAAAATTAATCCATAATAGTTTGCTCCCTTTTGTATTGTGAAACTGTGTAGAAAATATTCTTTACCAGGAGGAATCAATGACTTAAAATAGTCAGTTATAGCACGATGACATTCTTTAGGTTTTGATTTATCAAATGAAATATTTTCTTTATTAAAATACATATTAACTGATGGTTCATCTCTAAACCTTTTAATAAATGAAGATGCTATAAAAAATATGAAATCAGTTTTTGGTGAATTGATTAACTTTATAAATACGTCATCTGTAATTTGTTTGAATCCATATTGGTCAAGTAGAA
Proteins encoded in this window:
- a CDS encoding DUF6338 family protein, producing the protein MEAITFDKILILTIFFLPGFVYLKAYRLFIAETRTDFSKDLYEAIGFSFLNALIFAYPLYLIHIDNFIDSCPVWYFFIMFSVVIIAPIIYAMIFNIISKRKWFLKFLINPTKSAWDSFFSRRESYYVIVTLKNGKCIGGKYGLKSYSSTYPNPEGIYLEEVWKLNEKNGFDEIVDQTAGILITENEISTIEFYI
- a CDS encoding AAA family ATPase, coding for MITKISLKSIASYKNQTSLETDKRINLIYGLNGTGKSTFSNYLYQQTAEKYKYCSIEGLDDSHEILVYNQTFIHENFFEAENLKGIFTLSKGNKDAETKIANAQNEKIKFESERDAKKQELEKEKTAINQKQEIAKNAVWEIKTNYSGGDRVLEFCLDGYKGSKDNLFNHLLSITKQAVKPVKSIEDLKNQSQSITGDNARKYSELPLITFAMEKLETEVLFSKQIVGNENSSVSELIKELGNSDWVKEGLGYLQTEQNEKKQICPFCQEKTISNTLLENIKNYFDASYEADIDSLKSYLEQYVQSIQSIPSNTFFEANPKFESYKKDFEIKYRSFVKVIENNKKIIEDKIKTPSVPVKLKVSIKELEELNEIIQKINILVKEHNNNIDQKEVVKRSIKKTFWEIMRWEYDQTISSFNIDILASNNKIKALSGAINEYTTKIASQNIIISEQQKQTINVEDAIININCGLVDLGINDFEIKNHSKNLYKLVRGDNQERVFRSLSEGEKMIISFLYFIELCRGKKEVTETGKKKVIVIDDPISSLSHIYVFNVGRLIHNEFLRNEKYEQVFLLTHSLYFFYEMTDTNKNRRKENQKLFRLRKNTSGSEILEMSYEEIQNDYHSYWFVIKDDKQPAALIANCMRNIIEYFFNFVEKKDLNNVFQKQEMQENRFQAFNRYINRESHSLGQNIFDIKEFNYQDFKDAFAELFKVTGYEEHYKKMIR
- a CDS encoding caspase family protein; protein product: MRKALVIGIDYYENVNPLFGCVNDAYSIKTVLDRHSDGTKNFDVNIEVATGDKNKILRKGLKNKIEELFRDNNDIALFYFSGHGYIESTGGYLITSECSDGDDGLPMNELLQIASDSPARNKIIILDCCHSGIMGNLSPNEDKAMIKEGMTILTASSAEQYAIEEKGSGVFTTLFIDAMNGSASNLVGDITPGSIYAHIDQSLGSWEQRPIFKTNVRSFTTLRKVHPPISLEDLKQLTVLFPVKGQVFNLDPSFEPDSDNPNEENMAKFKLLQKYNRINLVIPVNAEHMYFAAMENKSCKLTVLGEHYWNLIKKDRI
- a CDS encoding TIR domain-containing protein; this encodes MANPRAFISFDFDNNSIEKILFVGQSKNSKTPFNIEDWSCKETLPQKEWEQLIKDKINKCNILIVLVGKKAYTAKGVIKEIKFAKDQNVPIFGVYIDGANSSTTLPEGLPRYKTVDWDWDKIASAIDQAMKEGKNK
- a CDS encoding phage Gp37/Gp68 family protein, coding for MRTTKIEWTEKTWNPVTGCTKLSEGCVNCYAEIMSKRLQAMGQIKYKNGFKVTIHPECLDQPLKWKKSATIFVCSMSDLFHESISFEFIDKVLDIIKQTPQHKYQILTKRAERMALYFNGKEIPSNIWLGVTVESADYKSRIEYIRNLNVRIKFLSCEPLLGDLGQINLVGINWVIVGGESGNRARPMKEKWLLSIKEQADKVKIPFFFKQWGTWGQDGVKRNKTSNGKLIKGKIYQEIPF
- the tcmP gene encoding three-Cys-motif partner protein TcmP produces the protein MTKDINRDVFSEETKLKLDIFRECFREWFPVFLHNPYISRIYIYDLFAGSGKDAEGTFGSPLILVEEAKGNEKQHCRFLNRNGKPLILFGFNEKLPKKKQLLEENVSQEISNCQLDCDLQECVFKHSCYFESKDFKELIQNKNVLSALENNDYGKFILLDQYGFKQITDDVFIKLINSPKTDFIFFIASSFIKRFRDEPSVNMYFNKENISFDKSKPKECHRAITDYFKSLIPPGKEYFLHSFTIQKGANYYGLIFGSNHSLGMEKFLKVCWKEDPFAGESNCNINNDFGLGTLFHNPEATNKIKIVKNKISKLILAGEISDNICGLKYSLNYGCKPSLYVDVVSELLSQKKITIDGEFNKTATNIHKAKLYKIKIL